From a region of the Coprococcus comes ATCC 27758 genome:
- a CDS encoding response regulator transcription factor — translation MKKVLIAADEVDKWSRLCEGLQTEWECTTVNLDAFEKFHTIAVYDTVLIREKQKIIQKGKLLIDWCYHTVYWGEHELATLNEREKAFLYLLADSSRQVVTHEIIFEQLWKEPYEDDSANMIWCFVRRPDLIIEEYFHAA, via the coding sequence ATGAAAAAAGTATTGATTGCTGCGGATGAGGTAGATAAGTGGAGTCGGCTTTGTGAAGGGTTACAAACTGAGTGGGAATGTACGACCGTTAATCTGGATGCATTTGAAAAATTCCATACCATAGCGGTCTATGACACAGTATTGATAAGAGAAAAGCAGAAGATTATACAAAAGGGAAAACTTCTGATTGACTGGTGTTATCATACGGTTTACTGGGGAGAGCATGAGCTTGCAACCCTAAATGAGCGAGAAAAGGCATTCCTGTATCTGCTGGCAGATTCCTCCAGACAGGTAGTTACCCATGAGATTATCTTTGAACAGTTATGGAAAGAACCGTATGAAGATGACTCTGCCAATATGATCTGGTGTTTTGTACGCAGACCTGACTTGATTATAGAAGAATATTTCCACGCAGCATGA